The nucleotide sequence ATCAGAGAAGTTGCACAATATATAGAATTTTATTCCATGAGAACTGGAATAGATATGGGTGAAATAGGATTTAGTGATGTAGGAGACATTGTTATGCATCCATCAAATGTAGAAGAAAATATAAAACGCATAAAAGACGTAGTTTCTTACTTCTCCGAGAAGGGGAAAATTGTTGTAAGTATAGGTGGAGAGCATAGTATAACAGTGGGTACAACTGAAGGAACAAATGCAGATTGTGTATTGAGCATTGATGCTCATCTAGATCTTAGGGACGAATATATGGGTTATAAGTACGATCATGCTTGTGTAATGAGAAGGATTTCTGAAAGGGGAGTAAAGATTATTGAGCTAGGTACCAGAGCAGTATCTAAGGAGGAACTCGAATATGCAAACCAAAAGGGTATAATGTATCTAAATCCTCGGCAAGTCAATTTATTAGGAATTAGAGGCACTGCTGAAAAGGTAAAAAGGGGATTAGCGGAATGTAAGAGGATATACTTAACTTATGATATGGACGGAATAGATCCTGCATACGCTCCAGGAGTGGCAACTCCAGAGCCCGAAGGATTAGATCCTACTACAGTTCTAGAAATAGTTAATATGGTTACGGATAAAAGAAT is from Sulfolobus acidocaldarius DSM 639 and encodes:
- the speB gene encoding agmatinase produces the protein MVDSRLLYLNESSRQFAGFNKTTSPFVIVGIPLDITSSFRPGSRFAPSVIREVAQYIEFYSMRTGIDMGEIGFSDVGDIVMHPSNVEENIKRIKDVVSYFSEKGKIVVSIGGEHSITVGTTEGTNADCVLSIDAHLDLRDEYMGYKYDHACVMRRISERGVKIIELGTRAVSKEELEYANQKGIMYLNPRQVNLLGIRGTAEKVKRGLAECKRIYLTYDMDGIDPAYAPGVATPEPEGLDPTTVLEIVNMVTDKRIVGFDVVEISPPHDPSNITSVLASRFILETASIIFKSLSLS